From the genome of Neodiprion pinetum isolate iyNeoPine1 chromosome 3, iyNeoPine1.2, whole genome shotgun sequence, one region includes:
- the Raf gene encoding raf homolog serine/threonine-protein kinase Raf produces the protein MAVIREVRFVHGRVPTFSYTTPSRGNGNDHSNTMSQGYSGNNADLSDFEDCYLETDPLRYELKNIQSVIHVTRQNIDALNNKFAGFQHPPPIYLTEYQELTSKLHELESKEQKLNELLNSTASVNIDYEVQTPSRQPDPRTPLKSLLRAHLPNQQRTSVQVKEGLSLRDALAKAMKLRNLTPEMCVVYVIGHNDTKIPIPWDTDISSLECDEISVEILDKFPITTSISHNFARKTFFSLAFCEFCRKLLFQGFYCRTCNYRFHQRCAGGVPALCHQVRMQDAYYQALLAHNPETTAGILQLPSGYGLSRSMSPSLAPVRSHRHPRTLGQQDRSSSAPNVCFNMVKPGSDPSSLEDYTRSQSLGRPVGNTQSPVSPGSSPTKHSQSTQASPTSTLRPKRPRARSADESSKNLLAPRESIEDWEIPADEILVGPRIGSGSFGTVYKAHWHGPVAVKTLNVKIPTLAQLQAFKNEVAVLRKTRHVNILLFMGCVSKPQLAIVTQWCEGSSLYKHLHVFESKFELLTLIEIGRQTAQGMDYLHAKNIIHRDLKSNNIFLHDDLTVKIGDFGLATAKTRWSGSQQFHQPTGSILWMAPEVIRMQEENPYSYQSDVYAFGVVLFELLTGQLPYCNNNNKDQILFMVGRGYLRPDLNKLRSDTPKALKRLTEDCIKFSRDERPIFRQILASLEGLIQGLPKITRSASEPNLNRTQLQTDDFLYACASPKTPVNFQFGAFPFYPSGGNI, from the coding sequence ATGGCAGTTATTAGGGAAGTAAGATTCGTCCATGGTAGAGTACCGACGTTTTCGTACACGACACCGTCCCGTGGTAATGGTAATGACCATTCAAACACCATGTCGCAGGGATACTCAGGCAACAACGCCGATTTGAGTGATTTCGAAGACTGTTACCTCGAGACGGATCCCCTCAGATacgagttgaaaaatatccagAGTGTCATCCATGTCACGAGGCAGAACATCGATGCGCTCAATAACAAGTTCGCCGGCTTTCAACACCCGCCTCCGATCTACCTCACCGAGTATCAGGAACTCACCAGCAAGCTGCACGAGCTCGAATCCAAGGAACAGAAGCTCAACGAGCTCCTGAACTCTACCGCTAGTGTTAACATTGACTACGAGGTTCAGACACCTTCCAGACAACCAGACCCGAGAACCCCGCTGAAGTCTTTGCTACGCGCTCATCTACCCAATCAGCAACGCACCAGCGTCCAAGTCAAAGAGGGACTTTCGCTCAGAGACGCCCTCGCCAAGGCGATGAAGCTGCGAAATCTTACGCCGGAAATGTGCGTGGTCTATGTAATAGGACACAACGATACCAAGATACCGATTCCCTGGGACACGGACATTTCGTCTTTGGAATGCGACGAGATATCGGTCGAGATATTGGATAAATTTCCTATAACGACTTCTATATCGCACAATTTTGCTAGAAAGACATTTTTCTCATTGGCGTTCTGCGAATTCTGTAGAAAACTTCTCTTTCAAGGATTCTATTGCCGGACTTGTAACTACAGATTTCATCAACGATGTGCCGGCGGTGTTCCGGCGCTGTGTCATCAGGTTCGCATGCAAGATGCTTACTACCAGGCTCTTCTGGCTCACAACCCCGAAACTACTGCTGGAATACTCCAACTTCCATCTGGCTATGGTCTAAGTCGAAGCATGTCTCCGTCTCTGGCTCCTGTCAGAAGTCACAGACATCCCAGAACCTTGGGGCAGCAAGATCGCTCCAGTTCCGCTCCCAATGTCTGCTTCAACATGGTGAAACCAGGGAGCGATCCCTCGTCTCTCGAGGATTACACCAGATCTCAAAGCCTGGGAAGGCCGGTTGGTAACACTCAGAGTCCGGTTTCACCTGGAAGCAGTCCGACCAAGCACAGTCAATCGACTCAGGCGAGTCCGACGAGTACGTTGAGGCCAAAACGGCCAAGGGCAAGGTCGGCTGACGaatcttcgaaaaatttattggcCCCCAGAGAGTCGATCGAAGACTGGGAGATTCCGGCCGATGAAATATTGGTGGGACCTCGCATCGGTTCAGGATCGTTCGGGACGGTGTACAAAGCTCATTGGCACGGTCCGGTGGCTGTGAAAACTTTGAACGTTAAAATTCCAACACTGGCTCAACTCCAGGCATTTAAAAATGAAGTTGCAGTGCTCAGGAAAACTCGTCATGTTAATATACTCCTGTTTATGGGTTGCGTCAGTAAACCCCAGCTCGCCATAGTAACTCAATGGTGCGAGGGATCGTCTTTGTACAAACACCTCCATGTTTTTGAATCCAAGTTTGAACTTTTGACACTTATCGAAATTGGCAGACAGACTGCACAGGGTATGGATTATCTACACGCAAAGAACATCATTCATCGGGATTTGAAGAGCAACAATATATTCTTGCACGACGACTTGACTGTGAAGATTGGTGATTTTGGACTGGCAACAGCGAAGACAAGGTGGTCTGGATCTCAGCAATTTCACCAACCGACTGGTTCCATTTTATGGATGGCACCCGAGGTTATCAGAATGCAGGAAGAAAATCCCTACAGTTATCAGTCCGACGTTTACGCTTTCGGAGTGGTACTTTTCGAACTGCTTACCGGACAGTTACCTTAttgtaacaataacaacaaagATCAAATTCTCTTCATGGTTGGGAGGGGCTACCTGCGTCCTGATTTGAACAAACTCAGATCGGACACTCCGAAGGCTTTGAAACGCCTGACGGAAgactgtataaaattttccagaGATGAAAGACCGATATTTAGACAAATTTTAGCTAGCTTGGAAGGTTTGATTCAGGGTTTGCCTAAGATAACCAGATCAGCTTCGGAACCAAATTTAAATCGAACTCAATTGCAGACGGATGATTTCCTTTACGCCTGCGCTTCACCTAAAACGCCTGTCAACTTTCAATTCGGAGCATTCCCTTTTTACCCATCGGGCGGGAACATATAA